TAGTTAGAAGGTGAGCAATGTGAAAAAATTACTGTTGATGATCGGATCCAGAATGCTTCAATTGGTTATTATGGTTCTGTTTCTCTCTTTTATAACCTTTTTATTAATGAAGATTACCCCAGGAGACCCGATCAGAACGATGTTGAATGTGGACGATATTGCCGCAACGAAAACCGATGAAGAAAACTTAATGAAAGCATACGAATTTGATCGGCCGATTCTTGAGCAATATGGAAAATGGGTCTTGGGGGTTCTTCAACTAGACCTTGGGGAATCGTTAATTTCCAAAAGGCCCGTTCTGGACATGATCCTGGATAAGCTACCCGCAACTCTTTCTTTATCCATTGGCGGTTTGGTGGTGCTCTTTATCATAGCTGTGCCGATGGGGATACTGGGAGCTGTGTATGAAGGGCGATGGCCCGATTATCTGAGCAGGTGGACCGCTTTGACGGGAGCTTCTATCCCTAGCTTTTGGCTTGGATTAATGTTGATTTATGTCTTCTCCTTGCAATGGAATCTTCTACCTGTCATGGGAAAGGGGACGCTCGCACACTTTATTCTGCCTTCTGTCACGCTTGGGGTTGCGATGGCTCCAATGTATATTAGGCTTTTACGTGAGCGTTTAATCGCTACACTGCAAAGCCCTTATATCGAGGCTGCAAAAGCACGGGGTTTACGAAAAAAAAGAATCATTTTTTCACATGCTTTAAGGGGAAGCCTAATCCCACTCGTTACCATGTTTGGGTTAAGTATTGGCAGCCTCCTCGGAGGTGTGACAGTTATTGAGATTCTCTTCTCCTGGCCAGGGATGGGTGAATTAATCGTGAGCGCGGTTATGCAGCGGGATTACCCTGTTATTCAAGGGTATATTCTGATCATTGGCTTTCTTGTTGTCCTATCAAACCTGGTGGTGGATTTTATGTACATGATGATCAACCCTCAAATTAACAATGGGGAGGAGTCGGTGTCATGAAAACAGCCGCTATTCAAGCACCGCTGAATGTACGGAAGATCAATCTCGTCCTTGGCCTACTGCTCGCCTTATTCATCGTAGGTGTGATGCTGATTGGTGGATGGCTTGTGCCACATGATCCTTTTCTTGTCGATATGGGGAATAGGCTCCAAAGTTCCTCATCTGCGCATTGGCTCGGTACAGATCAGCTTGGTAGGGATATTCTTGCCAGAATTGTATATGGTGCCAAATTAACGATTGGATTAGGCACTGTAGCAATCGTCGCGGCTATTGTGATAGGCGTGCCGGTTGGTCTTCTTTCTGGGTATGTTGGAGGGAAAGTGGATGCCATTCTCATGAGAATAGTAGATGGGATCTTATCGTTTCCTGATTTCATCTTGGCCATTGCCATTGCCGGCATTCTTGGAC
The sequence above is drawn from the Pseudalkalibacillus hwajinpoensis genome and encodes:
- the nikB gene encoding nickel ABC transporter permease codes for the protein MKKLLLMIGSRMLQLVIMVLFLSFITFLLMKITPGDPIRTMLNVDDIAATKTDEENLMKAYEFDRPILEQYGKWVLGVLQLDLGESLISKRPVLDMILDKLPATLSLSIGGLVVLFIIAVPMGILGAVYEGRWPDYLSRWTALTGASIPSFWLGLMLIYVFSLQWNLLPVMGKGTLAHFILPSVTLGVAMAPMYIRLLRERLIATLQSPYIEAAKARGLRKKRIIFSHALRGSLIPLVTMFGLSIGSLLGGVTVIEILFSWPGMGELIVSAVMQRDYPVIQGYILIIGFLVVLSNLVVDFMYMMINPQINNGEESVS